The following proteins are co-located in the Penaeus vannamei isolate JL-2024 chromosome 34, ASM4276789v1, whole genome shotgun sequence genome:
- the LOC113809279 gene encoding histone-lysine N-methyltransferase PRDM16, whose protein sequence is MLVPRAAPTCAMPAASPSRPTPAAPRPFTPAPGYAQYHMAVVHASHMPTGYGSRPSLPSPRYLGVPPGNHLAAALTQPSPPGLPRSRSPRPSPVQYEAVQPPARAMPPAFRPVGIHGALSSPKQASVCPEARGSYPAPELPESHPVQWPSDAPLPGSDMPFDLSTHNREPRMSPASRPLDLSESEQPLDLRVKKRHQEEDENMNIVVRRTPPTPPRRPVSPKYVSAGHGFRSPHPHEAPPAPVESEHKTSSLPLVHVTSPVSTRTPPVVYPQPVHQPVHHTVHHTVHQSVHQTVHQPVPVYTECRPLPPASSVRPPYPMMGLPHNAYHLGPPAGSPQMVAGYRGPPPGPQGHPALYQVVGDRMPKGVTPHTEPHGPSPVLPGMSTVKPRERYACKFCGKVFPRSANLTRHLRTHTGEQPYKCKFCERSFSISSNLQRHVRNIHNKEKPYKCRLCDRAFGQQTNLDRHMKKHDSDGPTILDGSPKRYTSRPREEATTTASEEKDSCDLSGSLESRSDMVGPEEDDEEDEYIDVEEEDEDEDEEDLGEKEREKISCAVTIKSSATPMEVDGAEAMVQPVAVITA, encoded by the coding sequence ATGTTGGTGCCTCGGGCCGCCCCAACCTGCGCCATGCCTGCTGCTTCGCCCTCCCGCCCTACCCCCGCCGCCCCCAGGCCCTTCACGCCCGCCCCGGGGTACGCCCAGTACCACATGGCAGTGGTACATGCGTCGCACATGCCCACTGGATATGGTAGTCGACCTTCGCTCCCCAGCCCGCGGTACCTCGGAGTGCCACCTGGCAACCACCTGGCAGCGGCACTCACTCAGCCGTCGCCCCCAGGACTGCCCAGGTCACGCTCGCCGCGCCCTTCCCCCGTCCAGTACGAGGCTGTGCAACCTCCGGCGAGAGCCATGCCTCCCGCATTTCGCCCTGTGGGCATCCACGGCGCCCTCAGCTCGCCCAAGCAGGCGTCCGTGTGCCCCGAGGCCCGTGGCTCGTACCCGGCGCCTGAACTCCCCGAGAGCCACCCGGTGCAGTGGCCCTCCGACGCGCCCCTGCCTGGCTCCGACATGCCCTTCGACCTCTCCACGCACAACCGGGAGCCCCGCATGTCGCCGGCCTCCAGACCTCTCGACCTCTCGGAGTCGGAGCAGCCGCTCGACCTCCGAGTGAAGAAGAGGCatcaggaggaggacgagaacatGAACATCGTCGTGCGCCggacgccgcccacgccgccccgaCGGCCCGTCTCGCCCAAGTACGTGAGCGCGGGCCACGGGTTCCGGTCACCGCACCCGCACGAGGCGCCGCCCGCGCCCGTGGAGAGTGAACACAAGACCAGCAGCCTCCCGCTGGTGCACGTGACCAGCCCGGTCAGCACGCGCACGCCGCCCGTGGTGTATCCCCAGCCAGTCCACCAGCCCGTGCACCACACCGTGCACCACACTGTGCACCAGAGTGTACATCAGACTGTACACCAGCCTGTTCCCGTGTACACTGAATGTCGACCTCTACCTCCGGCCTCGTCTGTCAGACCGCCCTACCCCATGATGGGTCTTCCTCACAACGCCTACCACCTGGGCCCGCCCGCAGGGTCCCCGCAGATGGTGGCAGGGTACAGAGGGCCTCCGCCCGGACCGCAGGGTCATCCTGCCCTCTACCAAGTCGTGGGAGACCGCATGCCGAAGGGCGTGACCCCGCACACGGAGCCCCATGGACCGTCCCCAGTCCTCCCAGGGATGTCCACCGTCAAGCCGCGCGAGCGCTACGCATGCAAGTTCTGCGGCAAGGTGTTCCCTCGCTCGGCCAACCTGACGCGGCACCTGCGGACGCACACGGGCGAGCAGCCGTACAAGTGCAAGTTCTGCGAGCGCTCGTTCAGCATCTCGTCCAACCTGCAGCGCCACGTCCGCAACATCCACAACAAGGAGAAGCCCTACAAGTGCCGCCTCTGCGACCGCGCCTTCGGCCAGCAGACCAACCTGGACCGCCACATGAAGAAGCACGACTCCGACGGCCCCACGATCCTCGACGGCAGCCCCAAGCGGTACACGTCGCGGCCGCGGGAGGAGGCGACGACGACTGCGTCCGAGGAGAAGGACTCCTGCGACCTCAGCGGGTCTTTGGAGAGCCGCAGCGACATGGTCGGGCCcgaggaagacgacgaagaggaTGAGTACATTGATgtcgaggaagaggacgaggacgaggacgaagaggacctcggagagaaggaaagagaaaaaatatcctgCGCCGTGACCATAAAGTCCTCGGCGACTCCCATGGAAGTCGACGGCGCCGAGGCCATGGTGCAGCCCGTGGCCGTCATCACTGCgtga
- the LOC138868058 gene encoding uncharacterized protein: MEPAYEGGYYSGFGQDGYSVGNCGPYYVEGGYNGSLGEPQMRPHGTTDSVQGLHSASYDDHSYPYGQADGAEASLFRGSEALAFGADDYLEGAAVGGGLSPSPPLSVSGGGRQRKVKMYDWPKQDDPALEKRRQLAIKQKKKRDKDEREEIQMRLGLKKTEEEIKNLKMEMAMRGCNVSMMQQTLASYDANASYGYPEDVWAAGSPAPL, from the exons ATGGAGCCAGCTTACGAAGGAGGTTACTACAGTGGCTTTGGCCAGGACGGGTATTCTGTTGGTAACTGTGGTCCGTATTACGTGGAGGGCGGCTATAACGGGTCTCTGGGCGAGCCTCAGATGCGGCCTCATGGCACGACGGACAGCGTACAGGGCCTCCATTCGGCCTCGTATGACGACCATTCGTATCCGTACGGACAGGCGGACGGTGCTGAGGCGAGTCTGTTCCGGGGTTCGGAGGCGCTTGCTTTTGGCGCAGACGACTACTTGGAAGGGGCGGCGGTCGGGGGCGGCCTCTCCCCCTCGCCGCCCCTGTCCGTCTCGGGCGGCGGCAGACAACGCAAAGTCAAGATGTACGACTGGCCGAAACAAGACGACCCCGCACTGGAGAAGCGCAGGCAGCTGGCgataaagcagaaaaagaagagagataaggatgagagggaggaaatacAGATGAGACTTGGTcttaagaaaacagaagaagagattaAGAACTTAAAGATGGAGATGGCTATGAGAGGATGCAACGTATCCATGATGCAACAGACTCTGGCCTCATACGATGCCAACGCCAGCTATGGATACCCAG AGGACGTGTGGGCGGCGGGCTCCCCTGCCCCTCTGTAG